A single genomic interval of Salmo trutta chromosome 13, fSalTru1.1, whole genome shotgun sequence harbors:
- the LOC115205318 gene encoding nuclear factor NF-kappa-B p105 subunit isoform X1 encodes MQEINDLFNSDTMAEEEPYLPHQPYNFDIDPLWDPLNFSPMSHSNSLRTVTADGPYLQIIEQPKQRGFRFRYGCEGPSHGGLPGASSEKNRKSYPNIKICNYQGLARVVVQLVTNSKDAHLHAHSLVGKQCDKGICIADLQPKDSSISFPNLGILHVTKKNVSKTLEDRMSEAYRMGYNCGIVIHPEMDAFQGEFRIPRELTDHQRNLISSAASYQAKEMDLSVVRLMFTAFLPDSDGGFSRRLDPVISDPIFDSKAPNASNLKIVRMDRTAGCVTGGEEVYLLCDKVQKDDIQVRFYEDDETGLTWEAFGDFSPTDVHRQFAIVFKTPKYRDLNLQKPTSVFVQLKRKSDNETSEPKPFTYHPQIIDKEEVQRKRQKTLPNFQDYSGHGGAGGLYRGPGGGGPATGGGGGFFQGYSTYSNYGTSYSPGFSPSMSGGGEGIKHAPQGRVEDSGDDSDMDDDPASGAVVGVRAKSEDASAGETSEERGAGVELRPGDRTGECVLEARLVDVAERQAEALFQYAVTGDVSYLLAPQRQLMTAQDENGDTGLHLGVIHSQTDAVRSLAQVLSALPGEEVLNMRNNLYQTPLHLAVITQQKAAAEAILLAGADVTLSDRHGNTALHLAAQQKEGGMVGFLLRHREIVELVDLPNAAGLCSLHLAVLANSLSSLRDLLVSGGSVEVQERSCGRTALHLATEQDNISLAGCLLLEGNANVDCCTYNGSSPLHTATGRGSVKLTALLMAAGADPHKENFEPLFFREHDCCVDEEEEEEDEGYIPGTTPLNMAATPEVLEILNGKEYKPETHVFVPPQGDMQSLGSDTKRALCQALECPEGGWESLAHILGLGILNSAFRLSSSPASTLLDSYEVSGGKVKDLLEGLRTVGNCSALTVLEGALCEAEQAPQSTTKLLERVCDLKLDGWEDSGVCDSGVELSTA; translated from the exons CGGGGCTTCAGGTTTCGTTATGGCTGTGAGGGACCCTCTCACGGCGGGCTACCAGGGGCCTCTAGTGAGAAGAACAGAAAGTCCTATCCCAATATCAAG atctgtAACTACCAGGGGTTGGCACGTGTGGTGGTACAGCTGGTGACCAACTCTAAAGATGCCCACCTCCATGCCCACAGTCTGGTGGGCAAGCAGTGTGACAAGGGCATCTGCATCGCAGACCTACAGCCCAAAGACTCCAGCATCAG TTTCCCCAACTTGGGCATCCTCCATGTGACCAAGAAGAATGTGAGTAAGACACTGGAGGACCGTATGTCTGAGGCTTACAGAATGGGCTACAACTGTGGTATCGTCATCCACCCCGAGATGGACGCCTTCCAGGGAGAGTTCCGCATCCCCCGAGAGCTCACTG atcaCCAGAGAAACCTGATCAGCAGCGCAGCGTCCTACCAGGCTAAAGAGATGGACCTGAGCGTGGTGCGCCTCATGTTCACAGCCTTCCTCCCAGACAGTGACGGGGGCTTCTCCCGTAGACTGGACCCCGTCATATCAGACCCCATCTTCGACAGCA AAGCTCCAAATGCGTCTAACCTGAAGATAGTGCGGATGGATCGAACAGCTGGCTGtgtgactggaggagaggaggtctaCCTGCTCTGTGACAAGGTTCAGAAAG ATGACATCCAGGTGCGCTTCTATGAGGATGACGAGACAGGGCTGACATGGGAGGCCTTTGGGGACTTCTCCCCCACCGATGTCCACCGACAG TTTGCCATTGTTTTCAAGACCCCCAAATACAGAGACCTGAACCTCCAGAAACCCACCTCGGTGTTTGTGCAGCTGAAGCGTAAATCGGACAATGAGACGAGCGAGCCCAAGCCCTTCACCTACCACCCGCAGATCATAG ATAAGGAAGAGGTtcagaggaagagacagaagacCCTGCCTAACTTCCAGGACTACAGCGGCCACGGTGGAGCAGGGGGCCTGTACCGTGGaccagggggggggggtcccgctacagggggaggaggag GTTTCTTCCAGGGCTATTCCACCTACAGTAATTACGGCACCAGCTACAGCCCTGGCTTTTCCCCTAGCATGAGTGGTGGCGGGGAGGGAATTAAACATg CTCCACAAGGCAGAGTGGAGGACAGTGGTGATGACAGCGACATGGATGATGACCCGGCCTCAGGGGCAGTGGTGGGGGTCCGAGCCAAGTCAGAGGATGCCTCTGCTGGGGAGACGAGTGAGGAGAGAGGGGCCGGTGTGGAGCTCAGACCAGGGGACAGGACTGGAG AGTGTGTGCTGGAGGCCAGGCTGGTGGATGTTGCTGAGAGGCAGGCTGAAGCCCTCTTCCAGTACGCCGTCACTGGTGACGTCAGCTACCTGCTGGCTCCACAGCGCCAGCTCATGACTGCTCAGGACGAGAACGGTGACAC TGGTCTCCATCTGGGGGTGATCCACAGCCAGACAGACGCAGTCAGGAGTCTAGCCCAGGTCCTCTCTGCCCTGCCTGGAGAGGAGGTCCTCAACATGAGGAACAACCTCTACCAG ACTCCTTTGCACCTAGCGGTAATAACACAGCAGAAGGCGGCAGCTGAGGCCATCTTATTGGCTGGGGCTGATGTCACTCTCTCTGATCGCCACGGAAACACAGCTCTTCACCTGGCCGCCCAGCAGAAGGAGGGAGGTATGGTGGGATTTctactgagacacagagagatagtgGAACTAGTGGACCTCCCCAACGCAGCAg GACTGTGCTccctccacctggctgtgctggcCAACAGCCTGTCTTCCCTCAGGGACCTCCTGGTGAGCGGGGGCAGTGTGGAGGTCCAGGAGAGGAGCTGCGGCCGCACGGCGCTCCATCTGGCCACTGAGCAGGACAACATCTCCCTGGCAGGCTGCCTGCTACTGGAG GGGAATGCTAATGTGGACTGCTGCACCTACAACGGTTCCAGCCCTCTCCATACAGCCACAGGGCGGGGCTCTGTCAAGCTGACCGCTCTCCTCATGGCTGCAG GTGCCGATCCTCACAAAGAAAACTTTGAGCCCCTGTTCTTCAGAGAGCATGACTGCTGTgtggatgaggaagaggaggaggaggacgaaggCTACATCCCAGGGACAACTCCTCTCAACATGGCTGCCACTCCTGAG GTGTTGGAAATCCTGAATGGAAAAGAGTACAAGCCAGAGACACACGTCTTCGTCCCCCCTCAAG GTGACATGCAGAGCCTGGGCTCAGACACAAAGCGGGCACTATGCCAGGCCCTGGAGTGCCCGGAGGGTGGCTGGGAGAGCCTGGCACACATACTGGGCCTGGGCATCCTCAACAGCGCCTTCAGACTCAGCTCCTCCCCCGCAAGCACGCTGCTGGACAGCTacgag GTGTCTGGAGGAAAGGTCAAGGACCTTTTGGAGGGACTCAGGACTGTAGGGAACTGCTCTGCTTTGACAGTACTTGAGGGGGCACTGTGTGAAGCAGAACAGGCTCCCCAAAGCACCACAAAACTCTTAG AACGTGTGTGTGATCTGAAGCTGGACGGATGGGAGGACAGCGGAGTGTGTGACAGTGGGGTGGAGCTCTCCACAGCGTGA
- the LOC115205318 gene encoding nuclear factor NF-kappa-B p105 subunit isoform X2, whose translation MAEEEPYLPHQPYNFDIDPLWDPLNFSPMSHSNSLRTVTADGPYLQIIEQPKQRGFRFRYGCEGPSHGGLPGASSEKNRKSYPNIKICNYQGLARVVVQLVTNSKDAHLHAHSLVGKQCDKGICIADLQPKDSSISFPNLGILHVTKKNVSKTLEDRMSEAYRMGYNCGIVIHPEMDAFQGEFRIPRELTDHQRNLISSAASYQAKEMDLSVVRLMFTAFLPDSDGGFSRRLDPVISDPIFDSKAPNASNLKIVRMDRTAGCVTGGEEVYLLCDKVQKDDIQVRFYEDDETGLTWEAFGDFSPTDVHRQFAIVFKTPKYRDLNLQKPTSVFVQLKRKSDNETSEPKPFTYHPQIIDKEEVQRKRQKTLPNFQDYSGHGGAGGLYRGPGGGGPATGGGGGFFQGYSTYSNYGTSYSPGFSPSMSGGGEGIKHAPQGRVEDSGDDSDMDDDPASGAVVGVRAKSEDASAGETSEERGAGVELRPGDRTGECVLEARLVDVAERQAEALFQYAVTGDVSYLLAPQRQLMTAQDENGDTGLHLGVIHSQTDAVRSLAQVLSALPGEEVLNMRNNLYQTPLHLAVITQQKAAAEAILLAGADVTLSDRHGNTALHLAAQQKEGGMVGFLLRHREIVELVDLPNAAGLCSLHLAVLANSLSSLRDLLVSGGSVEVQERSCGRTALHLATEQDNISLAGCLLLEGNANVDCCTYNGSSPLHTATGRGSVKLTALLMAAGADPHKENFEPLFFREHDCCVDEEEEEEDEGYIPGTTPLNMAATPEVLEILNGKEYKPETHVFVPPQGDMQSLGSDTKRALCQALECPEGGWESLAHILGLGILNSAFRLSSSPASTLLDSYEVSGGKVKDLLEGLRTVGNCSALTVLEGALCEAEQAPQSTTKLLERVCDLKLDGWEDSGVCDSGVELSTA comes from the exons CGGGGCTTCAGGTTTCGTTATGGCTGTGAGGGACCCTCTCACGGCGGGCTACCAGGGGCCTCTAGTGAGAAGAACAGAAAGTCCTATCCCAATATCAAG atctgtAACTACCAGGGGTTGGCACGTGTGGTGGTACAGCTGGTGACCAACTCTAAAGATGCCCACCTCCATGCCCACAGTCTGGTGGGCAAGCAGTGTGACAAGGGCATCTGCATCGCAGACCTACAGCCCAAAGACTCCAGCATCAG TTTCCCCAACTTGGGCATCCTCCATGTGACCAAGAAGAATGTGAGTAAGACACTGGAGGACCGTATGTCTGAGGCTTACAGAATGGGCTACAACTGTGGTATCGTCATCCACCCCGAGATGGACGCCTTCCAGGGAGAGTTCCGCATCCCCCGAGAGCTCACTG atcaCCAGAGAAACCTGATCAGCAGCGCAGCGTCCTACCAGGCTAAAGAGATGGACCTGAGCGTGGTGCGCCTCATGTTCACAGCCTTCCTCCCAGACAGTGACGGGGGCTTCTCCCGTAGACTGGACCCCGTCATATCAGACCCCATCTTCGACAGCA AAGCTCCAAATGCGTCTAACCTGAAGATAGTGCGGATGGATCGAACAGCTGGCTGtgtgactggaggagaggaggtctaCCTGCTCTGTGACAAGGTTCAGAAAG ATGACATCCAGGTGCGCTTCTATGAGGATGACGAGACAGGGCTGACATGGGAGGCCTTTGGGGACTTCTCCCCCACCGATGTCCACCGACAG TTTGCCATTGTTTTCAAGACCCCCAAATACAGAGACCTGAACCTCCAGAAACCCACCTCGGTGTTTGTGCAGCTGAAGCGTAAATCGGACAATGAGACGAGCGAGCCCAAGCCCTTCACCTACCACCCGCAGATCATAG ATAAGGAAGAGGTtcagaggaagagacagaagacCCTGCCTAACTTCCAGGACTACAGCGGCCACGGTGGAGCAGGGGGCCTGTACCGTGGaccagggggggggggtcccgctacagggggaggaggag GTTTCTTCCAGGGCTATTCCACCTACAGTAATTACGGCACCAGCTACAGCCCTGGCTTTTCCCCTAGCATGAGTGGTGGCGGGGAGGGAATTAAACATg CTCCACAAGGCAGAGTGGAGGACAGTGGTGATGACAGCGACATGGATGATGACCCGGCCTCAGGGGCAGTGGTGGGGGTCCGAGCCAAGTCAGAGGATGCCTCTGCTGGGGAGACGAGTGAGGAGAGAGGGGCCGGTGTGGAGCTCAGACCAGGGGACAGGACTGGAG AGTGTGTGCTGGAGGCCAGGCTGGTGGATGTTGCTGAGAGGCAGGCTGAAGCCCTCTTCCAGTACGCCGTCACTGGTGACGTCAGCTACCTGCTGGCTCCACAGCGCCAGCTCATGACTGCTCAGGACGAGAACGGTGACAC TGGTCTCCATCTGGGGGTGATCCACAGCCAGACAGACGCAGTCAGGAGTCTAGCCCAGGTCCTCTCTGCCCTGCCTGGAGAGGAGGTCCTCAACATGAGGAACAACCTCTACCAG ACTCCTTTGCACCTAGCGGTAATAACACAGCAGAAGGCGGCAGCTGAGGCCATCTTATTGGCTGGGGCTGATGTCACTCTCTCTGATCGCCACGGAAACACAGCTCTTCACCTGGCCGCCCAGCAGAAGGAGGGAGGTATGGTGGGATTTctactgagacacagagagatagtgGAACTAGTGGACCTCCCCAACGCAGCAg GACTGTGCTccctccacctggctgtgctggcCAACAGCCTGTCTTCCCTCAGGGACCTCCTGGTGAGCGGGGGCAGTGTGGAGGTCCAGGAGAGGAGCTGCGGCCGCACGGCGCTCCATCTGGCCACTGAGCAGGACAACATCTCCCTGGCAGGCTGCCTGCTACTGGAG GGGAATGCTAATGTGGACTGCTGCACCTACAACGGTTCCAGCCCTCTCCATACAGCCACAGGGCGGGGCTCTGTCAAGCTGACCGCTCTCCTCATGGCTGCAG GTGCCGATCCTCACAAAGAAAACTTTGAGCCCCTGTTCTTCAGAGAGCATGACTGCTGTgtggatgaggaagaggaggaggaggacgaaggCTACATCCCAGGGACAACTCCTCTCAACATGGCTGCCACTCCTGAG GTGTTGGAAATCCTGAATGGAAAAGAGTACAAGCCAGAGACACACGTCTTCGTCCCCCCTCAAG GTGACATGCAGAGCCTGGGCTCAGACACAAAGCGGGCACTATGCCAGGCCCTGGAGTGCCCGGAGGGTGGCTGGGAGAGCCTGGCACACATACTGGGCCTGGGCATCCTCAACAGCGCCTTCAGACTCAGCTCCTCCCCCGCAAGCACGCTGCTGGACAGCTacgag GTGTCTGGAGGAAAGGTCAAGGACCTTTTGGAGGGACTCAGGACTGTAGGGAACTGCTCTGCTTTGACAGTACTTGAGGGGGCACTGTGTGAAGCAGAACAGGCTCCCCAAAGCACCACAAAACTCTTAG AACGTGTGTGTGATCTGAAGCTGGACGGATGGGAGGACAGCGGAGTGTGTGACAGTGGGGTGGAGCTCTCCACAGCGTGA
- the LOC115205319 gene encoding ubiquitin-conjugating enzyme E2 D2 isoform X2 produces MALKRIHKELNDLGRDPPAQCSAGPVGDDMFHWQATIMGPNDSPYQGGVFFLTIHFPTDYPFKPPKLAFTTRIYHPNINSNGSICLDILRSQWSPALTISKVLLSICSLLCDPNPDDPLVPEIARIYKTDTEKYNRIAREWTQKYAM; encoded by the exons ATGGCCTTAAAACGAATTCACAAG GAGCTGAACGACCTGGGCAGGGACCCTCCTGCACAGTGTTCCGCTGGCCCGGTTGGAGACGACA TGTTTCATTGGCAAGCTACAATTATGGGGCCT AATGACAGCCCATACCAAGGTGGTGTTTTTTTCCTGACTATTCATTTCCCCACAGACTACCCCTTCAAACCACCTAAG CTTGCGTTCACCACAAGAATTTATCACCCAAATATTAACAGTAACGGCAGCATCTGCCTGGATATTTTGAGATCACAGTGGTCTCCAGCATTAACTATCTCTAAAG TACTTTTGTCCATTTGTTCACTCTTATGTGACCCCAACCCTGACGACCCGTTAGTGCCAGAGATTGCCCGTATCTACAAAACAGATACGGAAAA GTACAACAGAATAGCCCGGGAATGGACTCAGAAGTACGCCATGTGA
- the LOC115205319 gene encoding ubiquitin-conjugating enzyme E2 D2 isoform X1: protein MALKRIHKELNDLGRDPPAQCSAGPVGDDMFHWQATIMGPNDSPYQGGVFFLTIHFPTDYPFKPPKLAFTTRIYHPNINSNGSICLDILRSQWSPALTISKVLLSICSLLCDPNPDDPLVPEIARIYKTDTEKYNRLAREWTEKYAML, encoded by the exons ATGGCCTTAAAACGAATTCACAAG GAGCTGAACGACCTGGGCAGGGACCCTCCTGCACAGTGTTCCGCTGGCCCGGTTGGAGACGACA TGTTTCATTGGCAAGCTACAATTATGGGGCCT AATGACAGCCCATACCAAGGTGGTGTTTTTTTCCTGACTATTCATTTCCCCACAGACTACCCCTTCAAACCACCTAAG CTTGCGTTCACCACAAGAATTTATCACCCAAATATTAACAGTAACGGCAGCATCTGCCTGGATATTTTGAGATCACAGTGGTCTCCAGCATTAACTATCTCTAAAG TACTTTTGTCCATTTGTTCACTCTTATGTGACCCCAACCCTGACGACCCGTTAGTGCCAGAGATTGCCCGTATCTACAAAACAGATACGGAAAA GTATAATAGACTAGCGAGAGAATGGACAGAAAAGTACGCTATGCTTTAG